The Arthrobacter sp. D5-1 genome segment TTCCTGGCAGAGAAGTGGATGGAAGACCTCGACGACGTTTTCCAGGCATATCCGGACGTTCCGGTGTTTATCGGCAAGGCTGCCTTGCTGGAGGAAATCACGGGATTCCACCTGCACCGCGGTGCAATGGCGGCAATGCACCGGCCGGCCCCTGTTCCCCTGGAAGTGCTGCTGGCCAACGCGCGGCGCGTGGCCGTGCTCGAGGACATTGTTGACCACACCAACGTGGGAGCCATCTTCAGGTCCGCTGCTGCACTTGGCGTGGACGCTGTCCTGGTCTCTCCACGCTGTGGAGATCCGCTCTACAGGCGCAGTGTCCGGGTCAGCATGGGAACGGTCTTCCAGGTTCCCTGGGCACGCCTGGAAAGCTGGCCTGACGACTTGTTCCGCCTCAAGGAGCAAGGCTTCACCGTGGCAGCAATGGAGTTGACCGAGGACGCGGTGGATCTGGATGATCTTGCGGCGAAGCAATATTCCAAACTGGCCTTGGTGCTCGGTACAGAGGGTGCCGGCATGAGCCAGGACACGTTGGCCGCGGCGGACCTCGCAGTCAAGATTCCCATGCGTGCCGGCGTTGACTCACTCAACGTCGCCGCTGCCTCGGCGGTGGCCTTCTGGGAACTCCGCCCACGGGACTGACCGGCGGTTCGTCTGGCGGGGCGCTTTCCGCTATGATTGGTTGTTGGCCCGGCAGCTGGATTATTCATCCTGCAGCAACCGGACCACCTCCATTCATACCTGGCAACTGGCAAAATCCAGTTGCGTGAACAAAAGGTCCCATTATGAAGTCTGATATCCACCCGAAGTACGAAGCTGTTGTTTTCAACGACCTGGCTTCCGGTACGCAGTTCCTGACCAAGTCCACCGTGTCTTCCTCGAAGACCATCGAGTGGGAAGACGGAAACACCTACCCGGTTATCGACGTCGAAATCTCTTCGGAGTCCCACCCGTTCTACACGGGCAAGCAGCGCATCATGGACTCCGCTGGCCGCGTCGAGCGCTTCAACGCCCGCTTCAAGGGCTTCGGCGGCAAGAAGTAACCACTTCACCCCAAGGCTTTCAAGGCCCGCATTGCTGGATCTCCGGCGATGCGGGCCTTTGCGTTTTCCGGCAAGATGGAACGCATGACTTCCAGCCCTGGGCAGCGACCCACCCTCAACGACGCCGACCACCCCTTTCACGGCGAATATAAAGTTCCCGGCGGCAAACTGGTGGTGGTTGACCTGGACGTCGTGGCGGGGAAGTACGCCAACGTCTCGCTGAGCGGTGACTTCTTCCTTGAACCGGACGAAGCCCTGCAGGCCATCAACGCCTCACTCACCGGACTTCCGGACAGCTCAACGGCAGCAGACATCGCCGCAGCCGTCACGGCCGGGCTGCCCAAGGATGCCGTCCTGTTTGGGTTCTCCGCGGAAGCCGTAGCTGTCACCGTCCGCCGTGCACTGGCCAAAGCCACCAGCTGGGCGGACCACCAGTGGGACGTCATCCCGCCGTCCGTGCTGCCCACCCAGGTGAACGTCGCCCTGGACGAGGTCCTCACTGAAGAGGTAGGCGCCGGATTGCGCAATCCTACGCTGCGCTTCTGGGACTGGGAGGAGCCATCCGTGGTGATAGGCAGCTTCCAGTCGGTACGCAACGAGGTGGACCCGGAGGGTGTAGCCCGCCACGGCATAACCGTGGTGCGACGCATCAGCGGTGGCGGCGCCATGTTCATGGAAGCCGGCAATTGCATCACCTATTCGCTCTACCT includes the following:
- a CDS encoding biotin/lipoate A/B protein ligase family protein; translation: MTSSPGQRPTLNDADHPFHGEYKVPGGKLVVVDLDVVAGKYANVSLSGDFFLEPDEALQAINASLTGLPDSSTAADIAAAVTAGLPKDAVLFGFSAEAVAVTVRRALAKATSWADHQWDVIPPSVLPTQVNVALDEVLTEEVGAGLRNPTLRFWDWEEPSVVIGSFQSVRNEVDPEGVARHGITVVRRISGGGAMFMEAGNCITYSLYLPQTLVDGTSFADSYAFLDAWVMAALEKLGITAFYVPLNDIATEQGKIGGAAQKRLANGGMLHHVTMSYDIDADKMVDVLRIGKEKLSDKGTRSAKKRVDPLRRQTGLARAAILAAMQEVFAERYGAEESRLTEAELGEARKRVEAKFGTDEWLNRVP
- a CDS encoding type B 50S ribosomal protein L31 produces the protein MKSDIHPKYEAVVFNDLASGTQFLTKSTVSSSKTIEWEDGNTYPVIDVEISSESHPFYTGKQRIMDSAGRVERFNARFKGFGGKK
- a CDS encoding RNA methyltransferase: MRFHYLESADDPRVTDYTTLTDVHLRKLREPEEGMYIAESSRVLRRALAAGHQPRSFFLAEKWMEDLDDVFQAYPDVPVFIGKAALLEEITGFHLHRGAMAAMHRPAPVPLEVLLANARRVAVLEDIVDHTNVGAIFRSAAALGVDAVLVSPRCGDPLYRRSVRVSMGTVFQVPWARLESWPDDLFRLKEQGFTVAAMELTEDAVDLDDLAAKQYSKLALVLGTEGAGMSQDTLAAADLAVKIPMRAGVDSLNVAAASAVAFWELRPRD